Within the Acinetobacter radioresistens DSM 6976 = NBRC 102413 = CIP 103788 genome, the region CACCAAATTTAAGCACACCACGTGATAAGGCAAGTTCGATGAAAGCTTGCGGGTTAAATTGCACAGGCGTTGTCATGAGGTGCTCCAAATTTTTAGATTGAGGTAAGACTTGCGCATGATACCAAAGAGTAGCTATCCAGGTGATCAAAAAATTCTACGTGTAGTTTCAATTAACGTAAACGGTTTACGTTCCTCAGTGACTAAAGGCCTGCTGGAATGGTTGGAACAGTCTGATGCTGATGTAATTTGCATGCAGGAGAGCCGGATTACCCATGCGCAGTGGACCGATAAATTTAAACCAGAAGGCTGGTACACGCATCTGTTTCCAGCTGAGCGTCCAGGCTATGCTGGAACTGCGATCTATAGCCGCCTGCCTTTTATTTCAGTTAAAGATGGCCTAGGTTTTGAACTGGCTGACAGCCAAGGCCGCTTTGTTACAGCTGAATTTGATTTAGGACTCGGCTATCCGGTTTATATCTGTTCACTTTACTTACCATCAGGTTCATCTGGTGATGAAGCACAGGCACGTAAAGATCACTTTTTAGAAGAGTATCAAAAAATCCTTAAGCAGTGGCGAGAGGAAGGCAAATCTATCATTATCTGTGGGGATTATAATATCGTACATAAACGTATTGATATTAAAAACTGGTCAGGTAACCAGAAGTCCTCCGGCTGTCTACCTCATGAACGGGCGTGGCTGGACCATATCTATGATGAACTGGGTTATGTAGATACATTCCGTGAAGTTCGTCCAGAAGCAGAACTTTATTCGTGGTGGTCCAACCGTGGTCAGGCCCGTGCTAAAAATGTAGGTTGGCGAATTGATTACCAAGCTTGTTCACCAGACTGGAAAAACCGTACAGTCAATGCCTGGGTATATAAAGAACAATGGTTTAGTGATCATGCACCAGTCATAATCGACTATAAAATAAACTAAATTAGTGTACACTTGTAAACTCAATGTGAGTTTTTGTCCTACATGATTTGTAGTTATTGTTTCTTTTTATTACAGCTGCTTAAGCGCATTATACCGCTACGGCACAAGGATGGGTCAGGATGACACGAAAAGGATCGGAAGCCGTAGGATGAAGAAAATAATCTAAATGATTTAGCTTATTTTTTAAGGACATGACAATGGACGTTAGCTTGAGACCCGCATGATCAGGATGATTAAATGTGGGTTTTCTCTATTTTAGGACCCTCATTTTGTAAAACCCTCTTGATTTATATATTTTTAAATCTTACTTCTTTATTAAATTATTTTAAGTCTTTCATGTGACAGTCCTGTGTCACTTTCATAAAACTTTAATTTCAATCGAATAGCCAATACTAGTAATTTTAGCTAACCTTTAGTCTTGTCGAAAAGGTTAAAAAAGATAGTAATATGCTGAAAATTTATGGAATTAAAAATTGCAGTTCAATGAAAAAAGCGTTTGATCTGCTCAATGAACTAAACTTGCCCTATGCATTTCATGACTATAAAAAACAGGGAATAGATAAAGAAACTCTCAAGGAATGGCTGGACCAGATGGGAGCTGATGTAATTCTTAATAAAAAAGGAACCACCTGGCGAAAACTTTCGGAAACAGAGCAGCAGAAAGCCCTAGAGAGTGAAGAGCAGCTGCTTCAAACCTTAATCACCCATACCAGCTTGGTCAAACGTCCGGTATTAAAAACACCACAAGGCTATGTAGTAGGTTTTGATGAATTTTCTTATCGAACGCTTGCTGAGAGAAGCTAAGTTTAAAATATAAAAATCCCGGCAATTTTGCCGGGAGTTTTATCGAATTTGACTTTAATTCAAGCTTAGTTAGCGCGAACCCAAGTCTGGTTACGGCCTAGAGCTGATACACCGATATAACCACGCAATTTCAGTTTTTTACCACCTTCAGCCAGCTCACCTTTCAGTTTATAGGTTTTACCTGACTGCGGATCAAGAATGGTACCGCCATCATATTTGTTGGTACCTACACTTTTCAGGTTATGAACAATGGTTAAACCTTTAAGTGACTTGTTTTTGTATGGACCTTCACATTTCGTACAGGCATTTTCCTCACCTTTGGTGAGTACATTCTGAATAGATGCTGTCAGAGTTCCATTTTTCTGTTCAGTAAACTTGACTAAGGCTTTCGCTTGATTAGTCTGGTCGTCTATCGTTTTCCATACTGTACCATTAAGCGGATCAGCTGCATTTGCCAAAGCAGTCACACTGAACAGTCCTAACACAATTGCGATTTTTTTCATTTTTCTAGCTTCCCTTGTCCTGCACTAGTCGACCACCCTAGTATTAAAGAAGTCACAACAAGAATTCAACTTTTGAATGTGACCGTTTAGTGTACGCTTGTAAAAACTGTCGGTAAATACACTTCAATAAAAATAGTAAATCACCATAATGGAAAAAGTATGAAGATTGACCCAATTTTTAAACAATTTTTAGCCGAGTCACTGCTGAAATCGCTGGTACGTAAACCAAGCCAATTTGCTCTTCCTCTTCCTGTACTGCGTACTGCGTTTAATCAGTTGGGCCGAGTCTTTCCCAAAAATCCTGAAGTCGAGATCCGGGCACTCCGGTTAGCCGGTGTTCGCGCAGAAGAAATCAAGCCCCAACCTAATGCTACCCAGATGATTCTACATATTCATGGTGGTGCTTTCTTTTTAGGAGGTTTGGCTACTCACCGGTCTTTTATGACTGAGCTTGCTGCCCGAACCCAGATGCAGGTCGTTCATATTGACTATCCTTTGGCACCAGAGCATCCATACCCCGAAGCTCTGGAAGCTGTATATGATATTTACCAGACTCTACTCGACCAAGATATTCAGCCCAAAGATATTATTCTGTCAGGTGATTCTTGTGGAGCTAATCTTGCATTAGCACTGATTTTACGACTCAAGCAGAATGAACAACCATTGCCGAGTGCACTGGTACTTATGTCACCATTTCTGGATCTGACCTTGACTAGTGAATCCTTACGCTACAACCGTAAACTTGATGCATTATTATCAGTCGAATTGTTGGAACGGGGTATTGAATACTATGTACCGCCTTCAATAGATACAGCAGACCCACAGGTTTCACCCTTATTTGGTGACTTCAGCGGTTTACCCCCAACTCTGGTTCAAGTCGGTTCTAAAGAAATTCTGCTAGATGATGCGCAGCGTTTTAAGGAAAAGGCCGAAGCTGCTGGAGTTGAGGTAGATTTTAAAATTTATACGGGTATGTGGCATAACTTTTCAATGTTCAGCGCCTGGTTTGATGAAAGTAAGCAGGCACTCGCTGACCTATCTGAATTTGCACATCGAATTGACCGCAGCTGATTTTTAATAAAATCAGAAAGATAGTGTCATTTTATTGTTCAATAGGACAGTCAATATAGTTTTATATTCTGTTTATTAATAATAACTAATATCAAATATCAGTAGAAGCCGGCATTTAAATAAATACCGGCTTTCTACTAATCTTATCTGTATTACTTCCTAAAACAGATAAGAAATACCTAAACCACCCTGATAATCTGGTGTGTCTCCTGCAAGGCCGACCCCGACGCTAGCATCCAGCTGGGTACGATTATTAACCTGATACATCAGGCCTGAAGCTAGAGAGGTTTCATCTGACCGGCTTTCTGCCTTACGATAAACGAATTCAGAAAAACCGGACAACTTGCCAGCAATCTGATATTCAAATGTAGGTACAGCAGTAACTGCCCAGTTACCATCTTGTACTTCATAACGCATTGTGATTGAAGTATTAACCAGATCATTATAAACATAGGCAACAGCAGAACTCAGACTATAAATATCATCTTCATTACTAAAACCACTATTACCGGTTGCCAGAACAGCTTCTGCCAGAATTGCCATCGATAGACGCTCATCACCTAAGTCTATGGCTTTTTTTACACCAATACTGATATCACCCAAACCGTCATCTTCTGTTGTTTTGCCATTATATTTAGTCTGGGTCCAGGCTGGTCCTTGCCAGCCTAGTTGTAATTCCAGGTCAGGCATTAAACCGGTCCGTAAAAGTGTATCGGCATTTAAATTTAATACTCTCTGTTTTTCGCCAGCCTGATAACTTTTATCATAACTTACTGTCGGTAATCCCTGTTCCCATGCAAGCTGGCCTACCGGTGTAATACTGGTACCAAAACCTGTACCTGGGCGGTCAAAAGAAAAATCGGCAGCCATCGTATGTACGGTTACAGTAGAAAGCATAACAAAAGATAAAGTTTTAGATAAATTCATAAGATTACTCAAAATCAGATTAATTCTTTCGACATTTTTGCGCCATTTTGACGTAGCAGTTCCAATGCATTTTTTTCTTCAGGTAGTGACTGTGTCCAGTCTATTTTATCAAAATCGCAGTCAAAGAATAATTCGCTGATCGATGTGAGAATAGTTTGACCTTCCTCATCACGAGTATTTGGATCTACTTTATGGTCAAGTAAACGTTGTATAGCAGGAGTACAGGCAGCACTTGCAGCATCCCAGAGTGGACCATAAAACTCTTCGGCATCCCATAGGTGTAAATTGGCTTTAGCTTCAATTAAAGCATCAAGTATCGCCAAATGTGGTTGTAATTTTTGCTGTTTTTCCTGCTCTGTCAAAGGTTGATCAGAAGCATAAGCTTCTGAAACGTCTTCCCACCATTGAAACAGGCCATCGCATACTACTGAAATAGGAGGACCTTTTTCAGGATCAATAAAATTCGGGTCGAGCCCCTCATTTAAAAGACGCTGTACCTGCTCCAGATCTAATTCTTCTATGGCCTGGATCAAGGCTTGTTGTGGGGCAGTTAACATATCTTGGCACTCTACAGGAAATTTTCTCCTATTATGCCGAAGAATTATTTATTTGTTGAAAGGAAATTGTTGAATAAAAATAATAAGCCATAAAAAAGCCCCTAAGGGGCTTTTTTTCTTACTCAGGTAATTCATCTGGTATTTCGAGAGTACCACCACGCTGAGGTTCATTTTTCTCAATTAAATGCTCGAGACTACGTTTCAATTTGTCTATAGCTCCATGAATGGCTAAATCGACACTCGGTGCTTTATGCTTGACTGCAACAGGTTTTAATCCGGAAGGACGGGCTTCGATCATACAACGGATATCGTCATCTCCACCTTTTAAGCCGTTCTCATCAGTGATATGAACTGAAAAATGAGTAATTCGCTCATTGTGACGTTCGAATTCTTGGTTTAGTTCTGCACGCACATAGCTAATCAGACGTTCACTGTTTTGAATATTTTTATCTGTACGGATTTCAATGTTCATAATCTCATCCTCTTCTTTCTGGTCGAATCTTACCTGTGCAAAACTTGTTGGAATTGACACATTATTACGGGTGACTTAAACACAATACTTAATGATTTACCGAGCAGTTTTTTGTGCCTATCCTCCTGTTTTAGCTCAATTCTCGCTAAAATTTTATTCATGCTGTTATCTTCAATATCGGGCTAAGTTTAAAAATATGCAAGTGAATTCTGTAAAAATTTCTAAAGCATACACAACGGTAACAACACATCACGCTTTTCCCTACAAACCTATTTAGATATATGCATAAATCCTGCTTTAATAAGCCATAGTGGTTTTTGAAGAACCTTGTCCCATATTTTCGAACCGGTTAGACATGCTCCCTTTATAAGAAGATTCATTTTGAGTTCATAGAATACAGAGATTAAGGTTGCAACTTGTTTTATAATCGGTATGATCTAAATATATAATTTTTCAGGCCTATTCCAGATAACTGGAGAAGGGCCAGTTTTTTTAACCAGAGAGTTTAAGGAAAATTTCAAGAGTTCCGCTTAAAATTCTTGATACATTCAGTTTCAGCTTTAATTCCGAGTTTATCTTATATTTGTTTTAGCGCGTCCACTTCGGTGGACTTTTTTTCTTTACTGCTTAAATTTTGTCTTTATTTTTAAACAATAGTGTGTATTCTTTATGCCGTCTACGGGGGAGAGACTGACATGAAATTTACACATATCGCACTGGCATGTGCTCTAGCAGCAACTGCGTCCATGGCTCAAGCCAAACCAGTCTGGCAGGATTTTAGTATTACCGGACTGTACGGTGAAAACTATGAACTTACTACAGAGCCGGAACAAACTACTGTAACCTTTGAATATGCAGCCAAATTACAATATGGTGATGTATTTGCCTTTGCAGACCGTACTGAAAGCGGCGGTGATAAAGGTACCTATTTTGAATTTTCTCCACGCTTAAGCCTGGGCGAAGTTTCGGGTAAAAAACTTTCTGCCGGCCCAGTTAAAGATGTACTGGTTTCAACCACTTGGGAAGGCAATAGCGGTGATGGAATTGAGAGTTTTAACAACTATCTCTACGGTATCGGTTTTGATTTAGCTATTCCTTATACTCAATATGCCAGCATCAACTTTTATCGCGCAAATAATGAAATCCAGAAAGATGACTGGCAGATGACACTCACTTATGGAGTACCATTCAAATTAGGCAGCCAAGACTTCCTGTTTGACGGATTTTTAGACTGGTCAACTGCAGAAGATGACGAAGTAGCTCATGCAAGTGAACTGAACTGGACCAGCCAGCTTAAATGGAATGCCGGTAAATATATTTCACCTGAAACCCGTCTTTACCTAGGTATTGAATATTCTCTCTGGAACAATAAATACGGTGTACCAGATGTACGCGAAAATAACGTAAGTGCGTTAGTAAAATACCATTTTTAAACAATAATTAAATGTTTAAAGCAGAGCCAAGGCTCTGCTTTTTAATACTTTGATTTTTTAACTTATATCAAAGTTCTACGCTGGACAGATTTTTTTTTAGCCTACACTACAATATCAGCCAGATTCCCTTTTTGTTCGAGCCAATGTTTGCGGTCACTAGAACGCTTCTTGGCCAGTAATTTGTCGAGCAAACCTGCTGTCAGTTGAATATCATCCAGATCAAGTTGTACCAGACGACGGGTATTTGGATCCATGGTGGTTTCACGAAGCTGGCTGGCATTCATTTCACCCAGACCTTTAAAACGGGTAATCTGTGGAGTTTTGGTTTTGGTCTTTTTCAGTATGGCTTCAAGTTCATCCTCATCCAGAGCGTAATGCACATCCTTACCATCATCAATTCTGAATAAAGGTGGCATAGCTACAAATAAGTGACCCTCTTCAACCAGAGCTGGAAAGTGTTTAACAAATAAGGCACAAAGCAAAGTGGCAATATGCAGACCATCCGAGTCGGCATCAGCCAAAATACAGACTTTCCCATAACGCAATTCGGACAGATCATCACTGCCTGGATCGACCCCGATAGCAATTGCGATATCATGGACTTCCTGAGAGCCAAGCACTTCATCGGAAGATACTTCCCAGGTGTTCAGAATTTTTCCCCGAATCGGCATGATTGCCTGGAAATTTTTGTCTCGCGCCTGTTTGGCACTACCGCCAGCTGAGTCCCCTTCTACAATAAATAGCTCACTATCTTCACGGGTCAAGCCGGCACAGTCGGCCAGTTTTCCAGGTAAAGCCGGACCCGAAACAATTTTTTTCCGCTCGACTTTTTTAGCCGCCTTCAGGCGCCGGCCAGCTTTAGAGATTGCCATTTCTGCCAGTTGCATGGCAATTTCAGAATTCTGGTTCAACCATAGGGTAAAAGCATCTTTAGCAATATTTTGCACAATCGATGATGCTTCACGGCTTGATAAACGTTCTTTGGTCTGACCAGAGAACTGCGGTTCCTGAAATTTTAAAGACAGGATATAATTTACCCCATCCCATACGTCTTCAGCCGAAAGCTTGAGATTACGGGGCAATAGATTACGCAGCTCACAGAATTCCCGTAATGCATCGGTAATGCCTGAACGCAAGCCATTTACATGCGTTCCTCCCTGAGCTGTTGGAATCAGGTTAACATAACTTTCCTGAATCTGTTCACCACCTTCGGTATTCCAGCAGATTGCAAATTCAGCACTGGCTCGTTCTGCCTCACCTGTTGCTACAAAAGCAGGCTGTGGAACAATCTCCCGCTCCTGCAGTTCATCCATAAGGTAATCGACCAGACCGTTTTCAAACTGCCATTCTATTTTTTCATTATTAATTTCATCAATATAATTAATTTTCAGACCAGCTGCCAATACTGCCTTGGCCTTCAAATTATGTTTGAGCGCCTTCAAGGCAAATTTTGGGCTGTCAAAATATCTGGTTTCTGGCCAAAACCGAACTGTGGTTCCACTGGCGCGCTTAGGTGCTTTACCTTCTAGAACTTCTAAGGGTGCAACCGGCTCTCCATGTTCAAAAGCCATTTTGTAAAGATTGCCCTGCCGTTGTACTTCAACCTCTACCCGGGTTGAAAGAGCATTCACTACAGAAATACCTACACCATGCAGACCACCCGAAAACTGGTAGTTATCGGTACTAAACTTACCTCCGGCATGCAGTTTGGTCAGAATAATTTCAATACCACTCTGACCGTATTCCGGATGAATATCAACCGGCATTCCACGCCCATTGTCCTCAACCGACAATGAACCATCCTTATAGACCTTAACCGCAATCTGGTTAGCATGTCCTGCCAGTGCTTCGTCTACAGCATTATCAATCACTTCCTGTGCCAGATGGTTAGGACGTGTGGTATCGGTATACATCCCTGGACGGCGACGGACCGGATCCAGACCAGAGAGAACTTCAAGTGATTGAGCCGTATATTGAGACACGTTGTACAATTTCCTTTATTTTATGGAATACGATAAAAATTCAAGCACCATGGGAAGTTTTTCTGCAAAATTGTCCATCCCATGGCTGCCATGCGCTTCAGTCATAATTAATGATGAATGTGCAGGCGCACTATAATAACGCTGGGCCTCTCGATAATCCAAAACTTCATCACCTTGTTGCAGTAATACCAAAACTTTTTCGGCATGCCGGGCAAAAGGAATTGCAAGCTGTTCAAGCTGCTGTAACTGGGCATTATCAAGCGTCCAGTGTTCGGTCACTGGATAGGGAACGGATTCTACAGCAAATAGTTTTCGAAAGAGTAACCATGGTCGCATAGCCGGATTAATCAGTACAGCTGGAATATTATGCTTAGCGACCAGTTGTGTCGCATAAAAGCCCCCCAGACTGCTTCCTACCAAAGCCACATGTTCTAAAGCCTCAATCAGCTCAGACATTTGTTTTAATGCCTCGACAGGCGGCATATTCAAGTCAGGCAGATGGATCTTGATGTCTGGTAAATGCTCTGCACAGTACTGTTTAAGCAGCCGCCCTTTAATAGAGTTCGAATTACTTTTAAAGCCATGTAAATAAATGATATTCATTAAAATATTTATTATCTCTGAATGTGTCCGAAATTTTAGACCCGAGTGTCTTCCTAAAAATTGATTATTACAGGAAAAAGCAGATTGTTGGACAAAAAAATGCAGCTCATCTCTCTATTCACAGTATGTTTAGCTCATCAGGGATGCGTAGTTTTTATACTCTTAAATATTTAAAAAATAAAGAGCCGGCTACATGTAACCAACAGGCTATCAGGACTATAAATATGCCAAGTTTGACGCCACTGCATGAAACCTATTGTAGATGGGACCGCACGCCACCCAGTCAGGCAGATCTCTTAGAGGGACTGGCACAGCTGGCATCCACCAGTTTAAGCGGTATACATGAACTGGTGCAGATGATTCACCGTGAATTATTATTAAACACATTAGGCATGAGTGAACAGCAGTCCAGATATTTTCAGGCCCTGCCCCGTGTAGAAAAGATTTACCAGTTTTCTTACCGGGCCCTGCAACGCTATGGCCATTATTTTCTTGCGCCCGGTTTACGTCAAGTTATTGAGCACTTTCCCGGCCTGCATCGCAAAGACCTGACACCGCAATTACATTCTCTAATTGGTATATTGAACGGTGTATTAGGTGATTATCTTTTAGCACAGCAAAATCCGCTCGCACTTCCTATGGTTCTGTATGAACACCATGGTCGGGTACAGCAGGGCCGGCTTAAAGGTAAAGTGGTTATTTTTGTACATGGACTCTGCATGAACCACCTGACCTGGACCAATTCAAATTTTACAGGTATTGGTGCGCATCTGCTGACACAACCGCATCCCGGTACTATGCTTTATTTAAACTATAATACGGGACGGCGAATTTCTGCCAATGGGCGCAGTTTTGCCAATTTACTGAATGACCTGATCCAGCGTAACCCTGATATTAGCCAGATTGACCTGATTGGTCATAGTATGGGAGGATTAGTGTCTCGTAGTGCCTTATTTTATGGCAAGCAAAATATGCAGGGCTGGTTGAGTAAAGTAGGGAATCTGGTTTGTCTGGGGTCGCCGCATCATGGCGCGGTTCTAGAGCGTTTTGGTTTTACCTTGCAGGAAAAGCTCGGACGTTTCCCCCTGATTAATATGATTGGTAACCTGGTAAATATTCGTAGTAATGGAATTATTGACTTGCGCCATGGCAGTGTTCGTGATGACGACTGGGAATATTTAGATGCGCGTATTGGAACAATGGATGACAGCCGTAAACCTGCGCCCCTGCCTTCACATATTCAGGCCTTTTTTGTAGCTGGTACAGTTGAAGCAGAACATATTAACAGCCGCGCTTTAAAGATTATTGGTGACTATCTGGTGAGTATTAAAAGTGCCTTGGGAGAACATCCCAATCCACGTTTCCAGCTCAAGGTACCTGAACACCACAAGGCAGTATTTTTCGGTTTGAACCATTTTGAGATCCAGTATCATACTCAGGTTGCTCAGCAGATTGTACAGTGGTTCTATCCTGATCCTCTGCTTGAAAATACACGTTTAGATCACTACATTCTGCACACAAAAAATATAAAACTTGAAGATATTGCTGAGACATAAAACATTAAAAATATAAAATATCCACTACTACTCTTAAATAATTTATGGCTCATAAATTATTTAATTATCTGAATTTGAAAAGCCAGCTTGATATATCTCAAGCTGACCTTTCGATATCTTATCAGGTAGATCCAGATTAATATTTTTTCTTGACTGCTTTGCTATAAGGATAATTACGTACCAGCTGCCATAAGCATAGCATTAACAAGATACAGAAAAATACCAGTGACCAGAACGGCAGCGACTGACCTAAAAATGTCCAGTCTACCATGGCACACTCGCCCGAACCGGTCAGAACCTGCTGAAAAACGGTTTTCAATGGCAGGGCATCTACCAGATAGTCCAGTCCCGGCCCACAGCTTGGCACTTGATCTGGTGGTAAATGCTGCAACCAGACGTGTCGCGCAGCAACACCTACAGACCAGATCATGGCTAAGGTCGCCAAAAAAGCGTAAAGACGTTTGACTATATTCGATACCGGATTATGAATTACTGCCACCAAGGCAACCAAGCCCATCGCAATCAGGCCAATTCGCTGGAAGACACATAAAGGGCAAGGTTCCAGGCCTTTGACATGTTCCAGATAAAGTGCAAATGCCATCCCTACAATACTGGCAATCAGCAATAAACCATTTACGAAGCGATAACTACCCCATTGCATGGATCAACCTCTTGTTATTTTCACTATTGATAATGGGCAAGATAATCTTCAAAACTGATACGGGTATCGGCTTCAAGCTGCTGTTGCTGCTCTAGCGATGTCTGTGCAAGTTTTGTAAAGTATTCCTGCTTCTCTGGTGTAAGTGCATGCTGTTCATAAAAATTGGCATGTTCTTGTGCAAGGTGGCTACCCAGATTCCAGGTTCCACCCCATTTTATCGTATCGGCAATTACATGGGCTGATAAGGTCTCATCAACCTGTTGAATACGCTGTTGCATCAGTTGCAGGGCATGGCTATACAGCTGGGTGTGATAGCCCTCATCCAGCAATACCGCCAGAGGCTGCATGGCTACAACATGTGCCTGAGCCCATTGTTCCAAAGATTGTTCCTGGCCACGTTCAGTGATGTGACTGTTGGGAGCGCGGCCCCGGTTAACCACTTCAGCCTGATTATTTTCAATCTGGTCCTGTTCTTCTGGCAGCAGGTCTGGACTGTCTTTAAGCAGACAATATAAAGCCAGCACTTCAAGGAAACCTGCAGTATTTTCGTCAATACCAATCGGATTATAAGGATTAATATCGACGGCCCGCAGTTCCACATAACCGACACCACGGTTTGCTAAAGCCTCAGATGGTGTTTCTCCATCTCTTGGTACCTGTTTTGGCCGGACCAGACTGTAATATTCATTTTCAATCTGGAGTACATGATCATTAATCTGGAGCGGTTCACCATCTGCGTCTTTTAGTCCCAGACGGCTAAACTTGGCATAAGGGGTTTTCACAGCTTTTTGTAGACCATCCAGGTAGCCGGACAGGTTGTTATAGTGAATACCTAGTTGTTTTTGTGCCGAATTCTGGTAGCCAAAACGCCCCATGCGTAATGCGGTAGCATATGGAAGATATAAAGTTCCTTTGACCAGTGGCAGCAAGTGATGTTCGCGACCTGTTAAGAAGCATTGACATACTGACGGACTAGCGCCCACCAGATACATTACCAGTGGCGTCAGGCGGATGAAATTACGGATTAGGCCAAAATAACGATGGCTGCGATAATCTTGCAAACTCAGCTGTGTTAAGGCTTTATCTTGCTCATGCTGCTGTAACTGTTCAAAGAGCTCATCGGGAAATGAAAGATTATAATGAACACCTGCAATAGTCTGCATACGCCGGCCATAACGCACCCCTAAGCCACGGCGGTATAGGGTTTTAAACCGGCCAATATTAGACGAGCCATATTGTGCCAGCTGAATACTGTCTTCTTCACGGTCCAGCATACATGGCATTGAAAGTGGCCAGAGTTTTTCCTGATGTTCAAGATGCTGGT harbors:
- a CDS encoding exodeoxyribonuclease III — translated: MIPKSSYPGDQKILRVVSINVNGLRSSVTKGLLEWLEQSDADVICMQESRITHAQWTDKFKPEGWYTHLFPAERPGYAGTAIYSRLPFISVKDGLGFELADSQGRFVTAEFDLGLGYPVYICSLYLPSGSSGDEAQARKDHFLEEYQKILKQWREEGKSIIICGDYNIVHKRIDIKNWSGNQKSSGCLPHERAWLDHIYDELGYVDTFREVRPEAELYSWWSNRGQARAKNVGWRIDYQACSPDWKNRTVNAWVYKEQWFSDHAPVIIDYKIN
- a CDS encoding Spx/MgsR family RNA polymerase-binding regulatory protein; amino-acid sequence: MLKIYGIKNCSSMKKAFDLLNELNLPYAFHDYKKQGIDKETLKEWLDQMGADVILNKKGTTWRKLSETEQQKALESEEQLLQTLITHTSLVKRPVLKTPQGYVVGFDEFSYRTLAERS
- a CDS encoding DUF2147 domain-containing protein; its protein translation is MKKIAIVLGLFSVTALANAADPLNGTVWKTIDDQTNQAKALVKFTEQKNGTLTASIQNVLTKGEENACTKCEGPYKNKSLKGLTIVHNLKSVGTNKYDGGTILDPQSGKTYKLKGELAEGGKKLKLRGYIGVSALGRNQTWVRAN
- a CDS encoding alpha/beta hydrolase, which gives rise to MKIDPIFKQFLAESLLKSLVRKPSQFALPLPVLRTAFNQLGRVFPKNPEVEIRALRLAGVRAEEIKPQPNATQMILHIHGGAFFLGGLATHRSFMTELAARTQMQVVHIDYPLAPEHPYPEALEAVYDIYQTLLDQDIQPKDIILSGDSCGANLALALILRLKQNEQPLPSALVLMSPFLDLTLTSESLRYNRKLDALLSVELLERGIEYYVPPSIDTADPQVSPLFGDFSGLPPTLVQVGSKEILLDDAQRFKEKAEAAGVEVDFKIYTGMWHNFSMFSAWFDESKQALADLSEFAHRIDRS
- a CDS encoding transporter is translated as MNLSKTLSFVMLSTVTVHTMAADFSFDRPGTGFGTSITPVGQLAWEQGLPTVSYDKSYQAGEKQRVLNLNADTLLRTGLMPDLELQLGWQGPAWTQTKYNGKTTEDDGLGDISIGVKKAIDLGDERLSMAILAEAVLATGNSGFSNEDDIYSLSSAVAYVYNDLVNTSITMRYEVQDGNWAVTAVPTFEYQIAGKLSGFSEFVYRKAESRSDETSLASGLMYQVNNRTQLDASVGVGLAGDTPDYQGGLGISYLF
- a CDS encoding ankyrin repeat domain-containing protein, translating into MLTAPQQALIQAIEELDLEQVQRLLNEGLDPNFIDPEKGPPISVVCDGLFQWWEDVSEAYASDQPLTEQEKQQKLQPHLAILDALIEAKANLHLWDAEEFYGPLWDAASAACTPAIQRLLDHKVDPNTRDEEGQTILTSISELFFDCDFDKIDWTQSLPEEKNALELLRQNGAKMSKELI
- a CDS encoding HPF/RaiA family ribosome-associated protein; protein product: MNIEIRTDKNIQNSERLISYVRAELNQEFERHNERITHFSVHITDENGLKGGDDDIRCMIEARPSGLKPVAVKHKAPSVDLAIHGAIDKLKRSLEHLIEKNEPQRGGTLEIPDELPE
- a CDS encoding outer membrane protein OmpK, whose translation is MKFTHIALACALAATASMAQAKPVWQDFSITGLYGENYELTTEPEQTTVTFEYAAKLQYGDVFAFADRTESGGDKGTYFEFSPRLSLGEVSGKKLSAGPVKDVLVSTTWEGNSGDGIESFNNYLYGIGFDLAIPYTQYASINFYRANNEIQKDDWQMTLTYGVPFKLGSQDFLFDGFLDWSTAEDDEVAHASELNWTSQLKWNAGKYISPETRLYLGIEYSLWNNKYGVPDVRENNVSALVKYHF
- the parE gene encoding DNA topoisomerase IV subunit B, with amino-acid sequence MSQYTAQSLEVLSGLDPVRRRPGMYTDTTRPNHLAQEVIDNAVDEALAGHANQIAVKVYKDGSLSVEDNGRGMPVDIHPEYGQSGIEIILTKLHAGGKFSTDNYQFSGGLHGVGISVVNALSTRVEVEVQRQGNLYKMAFEHGEPVAPLEVLEGKAPKRASGTTVRFWPETRYFDSPKFALKALKHNLKAKAVLAAGLKINYIDEINNEKIEWQFENGLVDYLMDELQEREIVPQPAFVATGEAERASAEFAICWNTEGGEQIQESYVNLIPTAQGGTHVNGLRSGITDALREFCELRNLLPRNLKLSAEDVWDGVNYILSLKFQEPQFSGQTKERLSSREASSIVQNIAKDAFTLWLNQNSEIAMQLAEMAISKAGRRLKAAKKVERKKIVSGPALPGKLADCAGLTREDSELFIVEGDSAGGSAKQARDKNFQAIMPIRGKILNTWEVSSDEVLGSQEVHDIAIAIGVDPGSDDLSELRYGKVCILADADSDGLHIATLLCALFVKHFPALVEEGHLFVAMPPLFRIDDGKDVHYALDEDELEAILKKTKTKTPQITRFKGLGEMNASQLRETTMDPNTRRLVQLDLDDIQLTAGLLDKLLAKKRSSDRKHWLEQKGNLADIVV
- a CDS encoding YqiA/YcfP family alpha/beta fold hydrolase — its product is MNIIYLHGFKSNSNSIKGRLLKQYCAEHLPDIKIHLPDLNMPPVEALKQMSELIEALEHVALVGSSLGGFYATQLVAKHNIPAVLINPAMRPWLLFRKLFAVESVPYPVTEHWTLDNAQLQQLEQLAIPFARHAEKVLVLLQQGDEVLDYREAQRYYSAPAHSSLIMTEAHGSHGMDNFAEKLPMVLEFLSYSIK